DNA from Fortiea contorta PCC 7126:
ACAAGGATTTTGTTCTGCTATTTAGCAGTATATTTGTACCATATTAGCGCAGGTAAAAAAGTTTATGTTTGCACATGTACGGGGAAAACTCCCAAAGCAATCAACCGGGCTGGGATGTCACGTAATATGGGGAAGCGTAGCCAAGCTGGTGGTTGAAAGGTCTGATGGGAACTGAGGACAGGGGCAAATATTCGCTGCTGAATTAAGGTTTGGAATGCTTGTATGATCCGTGTGGGTAATTCTCGTTGGCGTTGTATTTGGGCGAGGTGATGAAGTTCGATTTGTTGATTTTTCAGTGGTTGGCTGATGAGATTTGCTGTGACTACAGCGTCTTGAATTGCATAGTTAATCCCGACGCCAGCAACTGGAGACATGACATGAGCCGCATCGCCAATGAGCAGCATTCCTTGACGATACCAGCGTTTGACTAGGCTGGATTCTACGGAAAGAAAGGCTATCTGTGACCAATCTTGTAAATTTTCGATGCGAGCGCTTAATTCTGGTGCGGCTATAACGATAGACTCTTTGAATGCTGGCAAACCCGCAGCCCGAATTTGGTGATAGCCGCCTTTGGGAATGACGTAACCCATTTGCCATTCGTCACCCCGGTTAAGCATGACGAGAATTTGACCTTGACTAATGCGTCCCATTCCTCCCTCAGCGTCTTGGGGATGACGGGGTAAACGAAACCACAGCACATCCATTGGTGGCGAACTTTCCTTTGACTCAAAGCCCCCCAATTGTCGCAATTTTGAGTGACGCCCATCTGCACCAACGGTGAGTATAGCCCGGATTTCGTGCCAACCACCACCGCCGCGATAGCGCACGCCTTGAATCACCCCATCTGACTCAATTAATTCCTGGACATTTGCTCCCATGACCAGTTGAAAATTGGGGTATTTTTGCGCTTCTTGGATGATGAACTCCAGGAATTTTACCTGGGGCAACATCGTTATGTATGGGTAAGATGTTTTGAGATGACTAAAGTCTGCTAGGGTGACTGTTTCTTGGGGCGTTTGGATGCGAATCTGGTGCATTTTGTGATGAGGTAATTGCAGCAGGCGATCGCTTAACCCCAATTCTTGCATAATTTCCATCACCGACGGGTGAATGGTGTCGCCGCGAAAATCACGATCAAAGTCTTTGTGTGCTTCTAGCAAAATCACAGCAATCCCTTGACGCGCCAAGAGCAGAGCCAACACCACTCCTGCCGGGCCGCCACCCACTATGCAACAATTTGTGGTTTGTACGTCTACAATGTCATGGGTGGGATTTGTCTGTACATCATTTTTCATAACAAAATTCTCAAACCCCTCATCTCCAGAGTAGTTTTCTTTTGCCAGTCAGGGCAATTTTTTTAATGTTTCGTATTTACACAGAACGTGTATGATCACCCCATGACTGTCGTGTGTCCTTTGCTAATGACAATAAACAACATCCGTGGCACAAGTTCTTTTAGAAAACGTTTATAAAAGTTTTCCCCGTCGTCAAGGGGAAATTATCTCCTCACAAAACCCACCTCTATCTGGTCAAAAACGCGACACAGTTATAGAGAATGTAGATCATGTTAATCATGTCCTACGGCAGATTAACCTGACGATCGCTGATGGGGAATTTATGGTGCTGGTGGGGCCTTCAGGCTGTGGTAAAAGTACTCTGCTACGGTTAATCGCCGGTTTGGAGGTGATGACTGGCGGTAAAATTTGGGTGGGCGATCGCTTAATTAATCATCTCCCACCCAAAGAGCGCGACATCGCTATGGTGTTTCAAAATTACGCCCTCTACCCGCATATGACGGTGTATGACAACATCGCTTTTGGTTTGCGTCGTCGAGAATCCACTACCTCAGATTGGGTGGAAAATATTTGCGTAAGCCTAACAAAAAAACTACCAAAAGGACTCCGTTATATTTCTGAGAAAGAAAGGGCGATAGACTTACAGGTGCGGAGTGTGGCGCAATTGTTGCAAATTGAAGGCTTGTTACATCGTTTACCCAAACAATTGTCTGGGGGACAAAGACAAAGGGTGGCTTTAGGAAGGGCGATCGCCCGCAATCCCCAAGTCTTTCTCATGGATGAACCGCTTTCTAACTTGGATGCGAAACTGCGAGCGGAAACTCGCGCCCAAATCGTCAAATTGCAGCGTCAATTGGGGACAACGACGATTTATGTCACCCATGATCAAACTGAAGCGATGACAATGGGCGATCGGATTGCGATTATGAATCAAGGGAAAATTCAGCAAGTCGCCACTCCGTTAGAACTTTACAACGCTCCTGCTAATCGTTTTGTGGCTGAATTTATTGGTTCACCACCGATGAATTTTATTCCCGTGAAATTTCACGCCCCGCAGTTAATTACCCATGCTCAATTTCGGCTCACTCTCCCTCAAATTTGGGCGGATGCGCTACAAAAATATGACGGACAAACCATAATTTTAGGCATTCGTCCAGAACATTTAAGCGTGAGTGTCCCAGCTACTAAAAATTTGTCTGTACAAGTGGATTTAGTGGAAAATCTCGGTAACGATAGCTTTTTAACTGTTAAGCTAGCTGAGTCACAATTCCCGTCGAGAAATACGGCTAATTACCTGCAGGTGCGAGTCCAACCTGAGAGATTGGTAAGTATTGGTGAGCAAATTTGGTTATCATTAACTCCAGAGAAAATCCACTTTTTCGACCCGGAAACGGATTTAGCCATATTTCCTCAGAATTAATCTCCAACTAGATCAAAGTTAGTATTTTTACTCAATTTAGTGTGAGAATTGCGCTAATAATTCTTTTTGCGATCGCTTTATCCCGAACTCAGGTTACTAACACAAGAAGCATAATTGACACTCCCCCGCTAACCGCAAAGCGGTGTAGCGGGAGATTCTTGCTTCTCAGAAACACGCTTTTTGGCGCAAGTACCAACGAGTCTTACTGCTTCTCCACAAGCTTGAATTTCTGTGTGTCCCACAGTATTTGTTGACAATATCCTGATCCCTTCTGCTCTCAAGTTCCGTGAGGCATTTTCATCTCTATCATGAGTTGTTTGGCAACCTGGACAAATCCACTCACGGATGCTTAGATTTAGCGAATCATTCTTGTATCCACAGCATGAACAAAGCTTTGTGCTGGGAAAGAATCTATCAACTTGAACAAATTTGCCTTTTTCTCTCTCTAGTTTGTAACTGATGAAATTAAGCAGCATACCAAAACCAGCATCATGTATTGACTTAGCTAATTTAGTACGTACTAATCCTTTAATACAAAGGTTCTCAGCTACTATGACTTGGTTATCGTCAACTAACTTTCGTGAGAGTTTATGGAGAAAATCTTGTCGAGTGTTAGATATTTTTTCGTGAACTTTAGCAACTAATTTAACCGCTTTGCGCCTATTGTTAGATCCTTTGATTTTACGGGATAAAGCTTTTTGTCTAATTCTCAGTCGTTTAGCATACTTTCTAGTTGGCTTGATTGGGTCAACCTTATAACAGGTTTCACCGTCAAAGACAGTTACTAGACTATTTAACCCAAGATCGATTCCTGATATCTTCCCCTGCTTTGTAGTGAACAACTCATTAGTCTCGAACAGTATCGCCGCAAAATATTTATCTGTACTTGTCTTAGAAACAGTTACGGATTTAATTTTGCCATTGATGCTCTTAGAGAGACTGGCTTTAATTAATCCCAGCTTGGGAAGCTTTAAATTACCTTACACGCGAGAAACTATTGTGTTAACATATTTATAGTGGTCGCAATTCATCTCCCGTTACAGTCTACGACTGTAACGGGAGATGAATTGCTCCATTAAG
Protein-coding regions in this window:
- a CDS encoding RNA-guided endonuclease TnpB family protein, translating into MGLIKASLSKSINGKIKSVTVSKTSTDKYFAAILFETNELFTTKQGKISGIDLGLNSLVTVFDGETCYKVDPIKPTRKYAKRLRIRQKALSRKIKGSNNRRKAVKLVAKVHEKISNTRQDFLHKLSRKLVDDNQVIVAENLCIKGLVRTKLAKSIHDAGFGMLLNFISYKLEREKGKFVQVDRFFPSTKLCSCCGYKNDSLNLSIREWICPGCQTTHDRDENASRNLRAEGIRILSTNTVGHTEIQACGEAVRLVGTCAKKRVSEKQESPATPLCG
- a CDS encoding FAD-dependent oxidoreductase encodes the protein MKNDVQTNPTHDIVDVQTTNCCIVGGGPAGVVLALLLARQGIAVILLEAHKDFDRDFRGDTIHPSVMEIMQELGLSDRLLQLPHHKMHQIRIQTPQETVTLADFSHLKTSYPYITMLPQVKFLEFIIQEAQKYPNFQLVMGANVQELIESDGVIQGVRYRGGGGWHEIRAILTVGADGRHSKLRQLGGFESKESSPPMDVLWFRLPRHPQDAEGGMGRISQGQILVMLNRGDEWQMGYVIPKGGYHQIRAAGLPAFKESIVIAAPELSARIENLQDWSQIAFLSVESSLVKRWYRQGMLLIGDAAHVMSPVAGVGINYAIQDAVVTANLISQPLKNQQIELHHLAQIQRQRELPTRIIQAFQTLIQQRIFAPVLSSHQTFQPPAWLRFPILRDIPARLIALGVFPVHVQT
- a CDS encoding ABC transporter ATP-binding protein, producing MAQVLLENVYKSFPRRQGEIISSQNPPLSGQKRDTVIENVDHVNHVLRQINLTIADGEFMVLVGPSGCGKSTLLRLIAGLEVMTGGKIWVGDRLINHLPPKERDIAMVFQNYALYPHMTVYDNIAFGLRRRESTTSDWVENICVSLTKKLPKGLRYISEKERAIDLQVRSVAQLLQIEGLLHRLPKQLSGGQRQRVALGRAIARNPQVFLMDEPLSNLDAKLRAETRAQIVKLQRQLGTTTIYVTHDQTEAMTMGDRIAIMNQGKIQQVATPLELYNAPANRFVAEFIGSPPMNFIPVKFHAPQLITHAQFRLTLPQIWADALQKYDGQTIILGIRPEHLSVSVPATKNLSVQVDLVENLGNDSFLTVKLAESQFPSRNTANYLQVRVQPERLVSIGEQIWLSLTPEKIHFFDPETDLAIFPQN